CGGATTAATCGAAAGCACAGATTATGCAGCCTTTGATATTGTTGAGCAATTGCAGACATTTTTTCTTGAACGTGTTCATATACCAACAGCAGACATCACAAGGGAGGCATTAACCGTTTTTGTAAAGGAAGAGAAGAGAGACGATGTATGCCTTTTGGTCCTTACAGCGCAATAAAACCAGGCAGGAGCATCTCCTGCCTGGTTTTATTATGCGATTTCTACAAGTGTATCAAGTTTACAAATCTGTAGGATATTTTTTACGGGAAGAGAGCTGTTAATCATTCGGATTTGATAGTGAGAGATCAGCGGATGAATCCAACTGATCAGAAATCCTACACCAGTACTATCGATAAACCGTACGTGAGCAAGATCAATCACAAGCTGGTTTGGCTGTTCGGGTAAGACAAATTCCCGAACTTTTGTCTCTATTTGTCTTACCGTTTCAAAATTGATATCTTCATGAAACGTACATACGATTTGTTTATTTTGCACATCACAAGTAATCATTGGATTCTCCCCTTTTTCGATTTCAAAACGTTAGCTAATGACGATCAAATGTTATATGCGCCGTTTTGCCATCTTCTTTATACGTAAAAGATTTGCTTATACTCTTGATAATGTATAAGCCGCGCCCCCGTACTTGGTCGGGAGAAGGCAGAGCAGATGCAAGATATTTTTGCCAATCGAAGGTTGCGCCTTGGTTTGTAATTTCTAGCACGATCTCATCCTCTGTCCACATAACAGTAACTTGTGTATGGCATGTAGAAGCAGCACACGGATTGTGATCTGCGATATTAGCAAGAATCTCCCATATACAGAGATGGAAGGAATAGTGCAGCATACAGCCTTCTGATAAGGAGATATACTCTTGAACATCGTGTAAAATTAGCTCTGCGTATTCTTTAACGCGCTCTCTTGTTACGGTATCAAACTCATAGCTTAGCATGCTGAGCCTGTTCCACTAATCGTTTTAAGTAAGGATGCTTGTATTCATCTTGATGCTCAAGCCGATAGAGCTGACTCCAGAGAGAATTATACGTAGATCTTACTGCGGACGGAACAATATCTCCAAAAAAGTATTGAAGGTGGAGCAGGCGCCATTTCACGTAATTCCTGTGTTCATTTGTGTTGTCTGTCTGGCCGATATCAATGCGGATAATTTGTTCATTCGCTTCATGGAGCAGCGTATCCACCATTTCTTCGAGCGATGAAAAATCCCGTTTTTCAAAAGAAAATTTGTTTGTAGTCATCTCGTGTCCCACCTATGCCCCGTATTTCTTTATCTATGCGAGCGTTACTTTTTAATATTGAATTTGTCATTTAGTTGGTTGCTTAGCATGCTTAACTCTTCCGCCATCTGGGCAACCTGCTCTGATGCAGTAGAAATCTCGGTGAATGTCTGCTGGAAATCGAGAATATAGCTGCTAACGTTTGTGATTTTGTCGCTGTTGGCACGCACCTGGATAGAAGAAGTGTCCATAATATTCATAATAGCTGTATTGATGTCTCGGAAACGGCTGGTTTGTTTAGCAATTTGCTCGAATGAATCTTCAAATGAGCTAACATTGTTTTGTACCATGGAGATTTGCTCATGAATATGCTCAAGCGCTGCTTGCGTCTGCATGGCCAAGTTGCGTACTTCCTTTGCTACCACAGTAAAACCTCGTCCGTGCTCTCCTGCCCGCGCGGCCTCAATGCTGGCATTGAGGGACAAGACATTTGTTTTATTGGAGATCGCATGGATGACTTGCACAATTTCCCCGATTTTATTTGCACTTTCGATCAATTCCTTGGACTTGTCACGTGTCTCATCCATAATCGCTACGATACGGTCGATTTCGTTGAGTGCAGAAGCAATTTCGCTTTTGCCTTCCTCTACATCGTTTACCATTTGCTTTGAGCTCTCTTGGATATCGCGGGTGCCGTCAAGCATCTGAACGACGTGTGATTCTTTCTCGCCAATCGAAGCGCTCGTTTCTTCAGCAGTAGCTACAAGCATGGCGGATGATTCATTGAGTCGGTGCTGGATGCGTTCGATTTCATTGAGTCGCATCATAGATGACGTATAGGAATCAATATAGGTAGCGATGGCGATTTGCATGTCAAAGGAGCAAAGTCGCTGGAACGAAGAAAAGGCATCACGTGCTTCGATATCGGATTTCATCTCCCGAAGCAGCACTGCCAGTACTTCATTTTGAATGAGTGTATATGCCCCGATGTACCATTCTGGAAAGAGGTTGATACGGTTATGGACGCTGCCGATAATCTTCCGGCGCACAATATAATCCTGTCCGATCTCTCCAGACACCATATCCATTAGATAACTTTCAAGCGTCTGCCGTAGTTTGTCTACGGAACTGTGGTTATTGATAATAGACATAAGGGCTGGGACTTGCGCCAATTGACCGTAGAAGGCATGCACAATATCAGCCACGTATTTTTCAAAAATCGGACGAATGGAAACAAGCTGCTGGAGGTCTTGTTCGGTTAGGCCGACGAACTTTGCTTTGGATGCTTCTGTGCTGTTCATTATCTCTTGGTAATATTGGGATACCTTTGTTGATACAGCCTTGGGTTTTGCGTCTTGTTGTTGAGTCGGCTCTGCTTTTTTTGTTCCTTTAAATAAGCCTAATGCTCCTCTTTCATTACCGAGCAGATGTTTAAATGGGCATCCCGTCATTGATCTTTCTCCTTTGCATGTAATATGTAAAATCCAGCTGTAGATGAATGAATAGTTTGGTATAAGATTCTAGAATTATTGTGATTATATCATGATAATCGGCTAAAGACTCATACTTTTATACTAAAAATGCATACATAATCTTTACAAATTTTTATTTGAGAAGGACTGTAGTAGCGGTTTGTTTTAAAAGACAGCAGAAAGGGGTAGAGATATATTGTCATCACCAAACAACACTAACTACCACACTATGAAAAACAGAAGGAGGACATAAAAAATGAATGAAGATAAAAAAATTATTGGTGTATTTCATGATCATGATGAAGCCGTACGAGCTATTGAGACGCTCAAAGAGAGAGGATACCGCTCCGAGGACATCTCTGTTATCGCTAAAGATAGAGACCGTATAGATACGATTGAAGAAGAGACGGATACGAAAGTAGAGGAAGGATTGGCTGCCGGGGCTACCACAGGTGGCGTACTTGGCGGATTGACGGGCTTGCTGGTTGGCGTTGGAGCTCTGGCTATTCCTGGAATCGGGCCTATTGTAGCGGCAGGGCCGATTGCGGCAACAATTGGCGGTGCAGTTGTAGGAGCAGGCGCCGGCGGCTTGGTGGGTGCATTGGTTGGTATGGGCATTCCGGAAGATGAGGCCAAACAGTATGAAGAATACCTAAACAAAGGTGAGATTCTCGTGCTTGTCGATGCCGATGCTGAGCGTGAACATCACGTATACGAGACATTCCGCACGAACAATGCATTGAACTCTCATATGTATGACCCGTATTTGAACAATACTTCGGTACAATCACGTAAGGATGATCCTCTTCTTTAATATAGTATAGACAAAGCGTACAAGCTCTCCGTTGTGGAGAGCTTTTTGTTTTGCTTGCATTCGTACTGGGTAAATAGAACTAGGATAGAAAAAAGTACATGGAGGAAAAAGAAATGGCAGAAAAATTGGTTGGTGTATTCAAAACGGAAGCAGCTGCAATTGCAGCACTGCGTGCCTTGCAACAGCTCGGTTATAAAGCAGATGATATTTCACTCATTTCAAAAGACAAAAATGAACAGGCACAAATCAAAACACAGAATAAAAACAATATGGAGCGCGGTCTTATGCTTGGCTCCGTGTCAGGGGGGGTGTTCGGTGGTGTGGCTGGATTGGTAGCGGGACTTGGTGCGCTAGCGATTCCAGGTATTGGACCTGTAATTGCAGCAGGTCCACTCGTAGGATTATTTACAGGGGCTGTAACAGGATATCTGGGTGGCAGTATTGTCGGTGCTTTAATTGGGCTTGGGATACCTGAAGAGAAGGCGAAGGAGTACGATACGCACTTAAAGAACGGGAATATTCTTGTGATTGTCGATGAGGATGCAGGCAACAGTGCGCAGGTGCGTGAAGCGTTTCGTACGTATGGCAGCATAAATGAAGAACCGCTGGTTGAATAGAGAAGGAGCGCATCGCGCTCCTTTGCTATTTGACGAGAAGAGAGAAGCCAAACATCGTCATGATTGGAATGGTTGTCATGGATATGAGGGTAGAGAATACGGTCATTGTTGCTCCGTATTCTTCATCACGCGAGTACTTAGCGAACAAAATAGATGCCAGGGTGAGAGTAGGCATCGTAGATTGCACGATGATAATCTGCGCAACCTCTAACGGCAGGGACAGAAGATGAAGCAGCGATGCTGTAGCTACCGGGAAAACCAGCAATTTCATAATCAGTGGCATGCTAAGCTGGTGCAGTGTAGATGTCCGTTTCTTTTTAAGCATGGACGGAATCAACATACCAAGATAGAGCATGGCCAACGGCGAAGCAAGGTTGGCTAGTGCTGTCGTCAAATTCGCTACGCCAGCAGGCGGAGTGATATGTAGCACAGCTGCGAGCATGCCAACAATAATAGCAGCCATTGGAATATTCATCAGCCCTCGTAAGGAGCGAAATGTAAAACCATTCTCTCCTTGCAACATAATGACACCAAGCGTAAAGATCGTAACATCAAGCCCGGCGTCAAAAATAGCCGCTAGTAGTGCACCTTCGGGACCGAAGAGAGCGGCGCACAATGGAATGCCGATAAAGCCCGTATTGCCAAGTCCGGAGAGAAGCGCCATCTCCTTCGCTTTGTCAGGCGAAATACGCATTGCGCGAGCTGCCAGCCAGCCGAGGAGGACACCAAGACAATTGATAATAATTGAACAAAGAAAGATGAGCAATACCAGGGTAAGAAAGCTTGCATCAATCTCGGTGTGAAAAACTCCATTCAAAACAATACAAGGCATGGCAACATTAATAATAATCGTAATAAGCAGCTGCCGTCTCTCCGGCGTAAATGGAATCGTACGCGCCAGCAGACTGCCGATAAGAATCATGGCCGCCATCGTTAGAATGGACGACACTACAGTTCCGACTTCCAACTTCTCTCCTCTCTTTCTCTTAAGTTATCTATATAGCTTCATCATAATGAATGCGGCCCGCTCTAGCAATAAGAAACAGGCCGCTTTTGTTTTGCAATGTATATTTTATACACTTTTCATACGTTCGTATAGGCCGTTGTAGAAGCGGGCTTCAGAACGCGTAATATAGGCGCCTGCACGATACATATGCTCTAAATCCTGTGATGAAGTGAAACGAGTCAGCACATTTTTGCATAGTTCATAGTGCCGTGGCTCATGATGGTCTGCATGTACAGTCCAAAACGTCGTATTTAACTTTTGGGACTGATTATAATTGGGATGCTCTAACCCTTGACCAATTAAGCCCATTACTTTCCCGGCAAAAAGTTCCGAGCCGAAACCGATAGAGGCCATCGCCTCAAGCGATGTGGCATTGCGTAGAAAAGAAATAAACGTATCTACAGCCTCTTTTGCCGCGGGAGCTACCGGATAATCCGGCACATACTTATCATTTGTTGGCACGTCAGGTGCCGCTGTAATCATAAACGAGTGATACAGGCGGGAATGATAGCTTTGCGGATTGCCGCGTCCTCCTTCGTCCCATAGATTATCAACCAGCGGAACCCACCAGTCATCTTCAGGTTCAACTGCAGCGACAGCCGCACCGAGCACACGCGGGAAGTTACGGCTGTAATAACTGTATTGCAGTGCGAATTCTTTTACCTGTGCAGGTGTCCATGCGCCAGCCAGCAGAGACTGCATGAATTCGCTTTGAACGATTTCCGTCTCTACGATATCCCAGATTTTTGCTTCAATTTGTTCATAGCTTGTTATTGCCATGTAGCATACCTCCTTTGCATTCCGTTCTCCTAGTTCGTGCAAACCTTTCTATTATACGCATGACTATCAAAAGAAAGTCAATACCGAACTGTCTACCGTAGCATAAAAATATTATAACGTTTAACAAGATAGGAAAAAGGGGAACAAAGAGGAAAGACGTTGTTTTACCTTTAAAGAAAGTGGGCTGAATGCTGTGCTAGAAGCGTTTGTTCAACCGATAACGGCCCTGATCTCTGCGATGATTACGACGCCTTTCTCCATACTGGCTGATGCCTTTGCCTCGCACCCTAAGCGGATTGAGACGGGGACGCAAAAGCATTATTATCGAAGCAATTTCTCATTCAAAACATATGTGCCAAGCGGATATCATAAAGCGGACTCGCTTCCGCTCGTAGTTATGCTGCATGGATGCACACAGGATATGGATGATTTCTCGGCAGGTACGGAGATGGATGAGTTGGCGGAGAAGCATAATTTTATCGTACTCTACCCTGAGATGAATATACTTGCTAATCCGAAGCGCTGCTGGAATTGGTTTTATGATTATAACCAGCACCGTGGAGTTGGTGAGCCTGCCGTAATTAAAGGCATGGTTGATTTCGTAAAACACCGCTATCGTGTGATTGAAGATCAGATATATATTGCGGGTCTTTCGGCGGGTGGGTCCATGAGCGTCATTTTGGCGGTAACATATCCTGATGTCTTCTCTGCTGTCGGTGTGGTAGCAGGTGTCGGATATGGGGCGGCTACGGATATAAGAGAAGGGCTTTCTGTTATGAAGAAGGGTAAGGATGATATAGAGTCCCGCGCTAAAAAGGCGTATATAGAAATGGGGAAGTATAGAAGGCGGGTACCGCTCCTTATCATTCATGGTGAAGCGGACCGGATAGTAAATCCGGTAAACGCCAATCAATTAGCTGAACAATGGCTAATTCTTGCGAATGCAGCACTTTCCGAAGAAGACGAAGATGGGAAACAAGAAAAATCGGTCCATACCACTACAGGCGAGACGGGCGGAAGAAAGTATACGAAATCAATTTATTATGATGATCACGGTGTACCTGTAGTGGAGAAGTGGCTCGTGTCTGGACTCGGGCATGCTTGGCCGGGAGGAAGCGCTAACGGTACACATACAGATGCGCGCGGCCCAAAGGCATCTAAGTTATTATGGGATTTTTTTGCAAGCAGCAGATCATGTTAGCGACAGATGCGCGCATGCGTTATAAATCCATGACAGACGGGGATGTTACGTCCCCCTTTGTCTTTTTACATATTATAATGGAAGAATAAACCGGAGAAGAAGTAGAGCAGACAGGGAGGAGGTGGCTGCTATGTATATTTGCTTTGATGTAGGAGGAACAAATATCAAGGCCGGACTTGTGGATGAATCAGGCATTGTTAGGGTAAAGCGAAGCGTAGCAACACAAAGCGATCCAGAGCGAGCATTCCAGCAATTCCGTGAACTGCGTGAGGTGCTTTGTGATGAGAGCGGTATCCCACCTGTGAAGATCCGGGCGGCAGGCATAGGGGTACCTGGGTTTGTTGAGATGGAAACCGGATGGGTGATCCGTGCCGTCAATCTCGGTTGGAGGAATGTTGCCGTAACGGAGCGAGCATCGTCCGTGCTTGGGGTACCGGTATTTGTAACTAATGATGCCAAAGCTGCAGCGCTTGGAGAGATGTGGAAGGGTGCTGGTAGAGGGATGGATAATCTGCTATGTCTAACCATTGGAACCGGCATAGGTGGGGGCGTTATCGCTAACGGACAGATTATTAATGGAATGCATGGATTAGCTGGAGAGATTGGTCATTTTCGTGTAAAAATAGATGGTGGACGTATGTGCAATTGTGGAAGAACAGGGTGCCTAGAGACAGAAGCGTCTGCCACTGCCATTGCGTATTATGGTGCGCAGGCGGCAGAGCAGCATCCCAAGAGTCTATTAGCTAAGCGTATGAATGAGGCTGGGAGGGTAAGCAGCAGGGACGTAGCGGAAGCGGCACAGAATGGGGATGCGGCCGCACGTAACGTATTGAAGAATGCGGCGTTTTATCTTGGCTATGCATTGGCAAGCATTTATACGGTGACGGCTCCTTCACGGATTGTGATTGGAGGAGGCGGATCTGCAGCAGGTGCTGCGCTGTTTGAGCCGATGATCCGCTATTTTTATGAATATATGCTGCCTGATGTAGAAGAGAAACATATCATTGTCCCGGCAGCGTTGGGAAATGACGCAGGAATCGTAGGTTTAGCAAAGCTGGCTGATATGAATTTTTCACCTTCGTCGGTATAGAAACAGGAGAGGATGATGAGAATGCAAAAAATCGCGGTTCTAACAAGTGGTGGAGATGCTCCAGGTATGAATGCGGCGGTGCGTGCAGTTGTACGGCGTGGAATTTCGCACGGTATGGAAGTGTACGGTATCTACCATGGATATGAAGGGCTGATGCTAGGTCAGATCGAGAGAATGAATGTTGGAAGTGTAGGGGATATCATTCAGCGTGGTGGTACAATTCTGCACAGTAGCCGAAGCGAGGAATTCAAAACAGATGCCGGCCAGAAGAAAGGGATTGAAAACCTGCGCGCTAAGGGAATTGAAGGATTGGTGGTCATTGGTGGAGACGGGTCCTTCAGGGGGGCGCAAAGGCTTTCGGATAAGGGGTTTTCCACTATTGGTATTCCTGGAACTATTGATAATGATATTGCAGGTACAGAAATGACGTTAGGATTTGACACGGCGGTGAATACGGTCCTTGAAGCCATTGATAAGATACGCGATACGGCCACTTCACATGAGCGAATTTTTGTTGTAGAAGTCATGGGACGACACCGGGGGGATATTGCCCTGTGGGCAGGATTAAGCGGTGGAGCGGAGTCGATCCTCATTCCTGAGATGGAATTTGAAATAACAGATGTCACGAATCGACTGTTAGAAGGGAACAAGCGGGGGAAGAAGCACAGCATCATTATAGTAGCCGAAGGTGTGTGTCCGGCTTCAGAGATTGCACGGCAAATAAAAGAAGAAGCAGGCTTAGATACAAGAGTAACCGTGCTCGGACATGTACAGCGCGGCGGCTCTCCGACCGCTTTTGATCGGATGCTGGGCAGTCGGCTGGGCGCCAAGGCGGTTGATTTGCTGCGTGAAGGAGAGAGCGGAAAGATGGTAGGTATTCGACAAAATCGAATTACTTCTGTTGACTTTGCCGATGTGTTCAGCGGCGAACATAGCATTGATATGGATATATACGAATTGGGAAAAACGCTGTCCATCTAAGGAATCGTACAGCGCACAAAAAAGAGCCGCCCTATTTTTGGGTGGCCCTTTCTCTTTTTATTCTTCATCTTCAGCTCGTTTAAGCTTTACGTTTGAGTGTTTATCTGCTGCTTGTTCGGCATGCTCTTTTGTCTCCTGGATAGGGTCTTCAAACTTACCTTCTTTGCGCAGCTCTTCATTTGATTTCAAGTGCTCTACCTGATCGCCCACTTCTTTGGCGGTCTTGAAATCCGGTACGGCTGTATTTTCAATTGCGTGCTCTTTCTTGTCTTTTTCACTATGGTTTCTGTTGTCATTGTTGTTATTCAATGTACTCACCCTCCCGTAATAATTATGTTTCTGTGTATTTTACTTTACCCAAGTATCTTTCGTAGCAAACAGACGGAGATGCGAGAATTTGCTGTTATATCATGACTTGTGTATATAATAAATTTAATACGTAACAGGATACAGGGGGGACGGCTATGTCATCACGGGCCGCTTGGCGGCTTTTCGCAGTTTTCTCGCTTCTTTCCACGCTGCTATTATCCACGGGATTCTACCTCGGTGTCACCAATATCCTCTCTCCGTCTGCAACGGATTGGAAGACGGATAAAAGTGCGGGAGAGAAACCGGTGCAGCCTGCAAAAGATACGGTACAAATTGTCGCTCTAGGCGATTCGCTGACGAGAGGAACAGGAGATGGAGCGGGACTTGGTTATGTAGGGAATTTACGGACGAGCCTCGCACAAAACACGGGTGAGGAAGTCTACGTGCTGAATCATGGGGTAAACGGGTATAAAACAGCGGACTTGCTGCGTGATCTGCAAAAGAAAGAAGATATCCGACGCACGGTGCGCCAAGCCGATATTATCACGCTGTCCATTGGCGGAAATGATTTATTTAATGCGGGAGGAATGGAGGAAGTAAAGCCGGAGCTTAGCTACAAACGGCTGCCGGAAGCTATGAAGAAGTACGAGCAGATTGTACAAATCATTCGTTCATTGAATCCTCAGGCTACGGTTATGTACGTTGGTTTGTATAATGCCTTCTCCGATTTATCGAATGCACAAGCAAGTGATGAAGTTATCCGGCGTTGGAATGGGGAAACGTCTGCGGTGTTATATAAGTATCCACGTACAATTTTTGTTCCGACAGATGATTTATTTCGAACGCACGGCACAAAGTATTTATCAAGTGACCACTTTCACCCCAATCAAGCCGGATATCGACGTATCGGGCAGCGGATGGCGGAGTCGATCAGGTAAGGAGGGATAAGAAGTGAAGCAGCGAGCCACTACCCTTGAGATAGAGAGCGTAACCAAAACCATTCGTCGTACACCGATTATCAAGGGCATATCGTTTTCTGTAGTAGAAGGAGAGGTATTCGGCTTTTTAGGCCCGAATGGCTCAGGCAAGACAACAACCATCCGCATGATGGTCGGTCTTATTCGGCCGACGACCGGCCGCATACGCATATGCGGTTATGACGTACAAAAGCAGCATACGAAGGCGCTTGCTCAGGTGGGCTCCATTGTAGAAAACCCGGAACTGTATCCGTTTCTAACGGGGATGGAGAATCTTGAACAATTTGCACGTATGCTTCCTGATGTGAAAAAGGAAAAGATTGATGAGGTCATTGAGCGTGTTGATTTAAAGGAGCGAATTCATGATAAAGTGAAGGATTATTCACTAGGAATGCGTCAGCGATTAGGCATTGCTCAGGCGTTGTTAGGTGACCCGAAGCTTTTAATATTGGATGAACCGACCAATGGCCTTGATCCGCAGGGAATTAAAGAGCTGCGGGCTTTTATCCGACAGCTTGCCAGTGAAGGGCTGAGCGTATTCATCTCAAGTCATCTGCTCAGTGAAATCCAATTGATGTGTGATCGAGTCGCTATTATTAATAAAGGACAAATTATTCGCGTAGGCGAAGTGGATGAACTGTTAACTCAAGAATTCCGTACTATTATTTGGTATGGGGAGCCGCAGAAGGCGCTTCGCCGTTGCCTTGCGTCCTCACCGTTTGTGCAGGTGCAAGAGGAGCCGACATCGGATGGAGGGATTATAACCGATGTTGTTCCCGAGCATATTTCCGAATTGAACGCCGCGTTGGTCGCTCAAGGCATTGCAGTCCAAGGGATCGAATGGAAAAAGCCAAGTCTTGAAGACTTGTTTCTGGATATGACCGAGGGGGAGCGCCATGTCTAACTTGTATGGATTGGTTATGAATGAGACGGTGAAGATATTGCAGCGGAAGCGGCTGTGGGTGATTGTATTGATTTTGTTAGTGCTCGTACCGATTTTTACATATGCTCAATTACGCGCCACCATAAGCAATCAAAAGCAGCTTGGAACGACCGATTGGAAAGTAGCGGTACGGCAGAGCATTAACGATACAACCAACCGATTGAGCAGCACGCGCATTCCGGAAGAATGGAAGAAGTGGATGCAGATTCGGATTCAACAGCAGCAGTATTACTTGGATCATGACATCAATCCGACCTCGCCGAACGGCGTTACATTCACGCGGGATTTCATGAGCAATGCCGTATCCTTATTCATCCCATTGCTCATTGTGGTCGTTGCTTCTGATCTTGTCTCGGGTGAACATACGAGCGGGACGATTAAGCTTCTGCTAACGCGTCCTGTTACACGTGGAAGGGTGCTCACAAGCAAGCTGATTGCCCTTGTCTTATTTGTATCGGCGATTGTGATGTTAACAGGGATCATTGCGTACCTGATTTCAGGGCTTGTCTTCGGATATGGGGGCTGGACGTATCCGGTATTGACCGGTTTTCAGATTCGTGGGGAAGATGTAAATACGGAAGGTGTGCATGTGCTGCCGCAATGGCTGTATATTCTTATGGAATACGGTCTCTCATGGTACGCTTGTCTTGCAGTTGCATGCATTGCCTTTATGGTATCAGTCCTGGTACGCACGACGGCGGCTGGCATGGGGATTATGGTGTCGGCATTGATTGCCGGAACAATTCTTACGAACATGGCCTCTGCTTGGGAGTCGGCGAAGTACTTTTTTATGGTTAATTTGCAACTGCCTGATTACTTATCAGGTACTCTGCCGCCTATTCCCGGGTTAAGCCTTCCCTTTTCACTGGCAGTGCTTGGAATATGGAGCGCAGTATCGCTGCTTATTGCGTATACGGTATTTATCCGGCGCGATGTGCTCAGCTAAAATGAAACGGGACAAATCGCTACAGATGCGGTTTGTCCCGTTTTTTATGGGAAAGCTTATGCTTTTTTTGCAGCGTCTACTGTCGGAAGAGGTGCGATATCATATCCGCGGTTTTTAAGCAGTTCGATGACTTTTGGAAGCAGATGCACCGTTTGTTCTTTCTCATGCATAAGTATAATTGAACCCGGCTTTACTTCACGAGCAATATTATCCATAATAAGGTTGGGCTTATCTCCATATTTCCAATCCAGACTATCAACATTCCAATACGTTAGGATTTGATTGGTTTCTTTAGAGGCTAGCATCGTATTGTGATCCACGGCCCCATAGGGTGGGCGGAAATAATGGATAGGCACGCCGATTTTTTGCGAGATGTAGTCGGTAGATGCGCGAATCATCTGGATTTGTTCTTCTTTTGATTTTTTTGCTAATCTGGCATGATTCATAGTGTGTGTCCCAATAACATGGCCGTTTTTGATCATCTGCTTAGCAAATTCAGCTTCCTGCTCAGTCTTTAAGTTTTGCCCGATCCAAAAGAATCCGCCTTTAAGCTGCTGTTGATCCAAAATTGCTACGATATCTTTCGTATGCTTTCCGGGTCCGTCATCAAACGTTAAGTATACGGTCGGTTTTGAGCGTGGGATTTTTGCAATCATATGGCCGACGACTGGCATATCAGAAGAATGTGGTTGTGGTTTTGTTGTTTGAACTGGTGCGTCAGAAGCGGGTT
This window of the Aneurinibacillus sp. REN35 genome carries:
- a CDS encoding ABC transporter ATP-binding protein, whose protein sequence is MKQRATTLEIESVTKTIRRTPIIKGISFSVVEGEVFGFLGPNGSGKTTTIRMMVGLIRPTTGRIRICGYDVQKQHTKALAQVGSIVENPELYPFLTGMENLEQFARMLPDVKKEKIDEVIERVDLKERIHDKVKDYSLGMRQRLGIAQALLGDPKLLILDEPTNGLDPQGIKELRAFIRQLASEGLSVFISSHLLSEIQLMCDRVAIINKGQIIRVGEVDELLTQEFRTIIWYGEPQKALRRCLASSPFVQVQEEPTSDGGIITDVVPEHISELNAALVAQGIAVQGIEWKKPSLEDLFLDMTEGERHV
- a CDS encoding polysaccharide deacetylase family protein, yielding MENNRRRKRRNRIWLAILLLGAIIQINLIFNESPSVQSANKILNQIAGEAVSDKNTDEHKDQPTQQPNPATKPASDAPVQTTKPQPHSSDMPVVGHMIAKIPRSKPTVYLTFDDGPGKHTKDIVAILDQQQLKGGFFWIGQNLKTEQEAEFAKQMIKNGHVIGTHTMNHARLAKKSKEEQIQMIRASTDYISQKIGVPIHYFRPPYGAVDHNTMLASKETNQILTYWNVDSLDWKYGDKPNLIMDNIAREVKPGSIILMHEKEQTVHLLPKVIELLKNRGYDIAPLPTVDAAKKA
- a CDS encoding GDSL-type esterase/lipase family protein, encoding MSSRAAWRLFAVFSLLSTLLLSTGFYLGVTNILSPSATDWKTDKSAGEKPVQPAKDTVQIVALGDSLTRGTGDGAGLGYVGNLRTSLAQNTGEEVYVLNHGVNGYKTADLLRDLQKKEDIRRTVRQADIITLSIGGNDLFNAGGMEEVKPELSYKRLPEAMKKYEQIVQIIRSLNPQATVMYVGLYNAFSDLSNAQASDEVIRRWNGETSAVLYKYPRTIFVPTDDLFRTHGTKYLSSDHFHPNQAGYRRIGQRMAESIR
- a CDS encoding ABC transporter permease, which encodes MSNLYGLVMNETVKILQRKRLWVIVLILLVLVPIFTYAQLRATISNQKQLGTTDWKVAVRQSINDTTNRLSSTRIPEEWKKWMQIRIQQQQYYLDHDINPTSPNGVTFTRDFMSNAVSLFIPLLIVVVASDLVSGEHTSGTIKLLLTRPVTRGRVLTSKLIALVLFVSAIVMLTGIIAYLISGLVFGYGGWTYPVLTGFQIRGEDVNTEGVHVLPQWLYILMEYGLSWYACLAVACIAFMVSVLVRTTAAGMGIMVSALIAGTILTNMASAWESAKYFFMVNLQLPDYLSGTLPPIPGLSLPFSLAVLGIWSAVSLLIAYTVFIRRDVLS
- the pfkA gene encoding 6-phosphofructokinase, with product MQKIAVLTSGGDAPGMNAAVRAVVRRGISHGMEVYGIYHGYEGLMLGQIERMNVGSVGDIIQRGGTILHSSRSEEFKTDAGQKKGIENLRAKGIEGLVVIGGDGSFRGAQRLSDKGFSTIGIPGTIDNDIAGTEMTLGFDTAVNTVLEAIDKIRDTATSHERIFVVEVMGRHRGDIALWAGLSGGAESILIPEMEFEITDVTNRLLEGNKRGKKHSIIIVAEGVCPASEIARQIKEEAGLDTRVTVLGHVQRGGSPTAFDRMLGSRLGAKAVDLLREGESGKMVGIRQNRITSVDFADVFSGEHSIDMDIYELGKTLSI